From the Bacillota bacterium genome, one window contains:
- a CDS encoding ImmA/IrrE family metallo-endopeptidase: MEYRRRNARELYRCFLDLAKARGIRVVLYSLPSPIDGFYLGDRNRWPNGLIVLEKKLKIRERVWVLAHELGHYFMDKVLNIEIGNIFLKSVTDEDKKRRVQIEAEADDFARWLITVYGGDEAYFPPKRS, from the coding sequence ATGGAATACAGGCGCAGGAATGCCAGGGAACTATATCGGTGCTTTCTTGACTTAGCGAAGGCCCGAGGTATCAGAGTGGTATTATATTCTCTGCCGAGCCCCATAGATGGGTTTTATCTGGGTGACAGAAATAGATGGCCAAATGGGTTAATAGTGCTGGAAAAGAAATTGAAGATTCGAGAGCGGGTATGGGTGCTTGCCCATGAGCTCGGACATTATTTCATGGACAAAGTGCTAAATATCGAAATTGGCAATATTTTTCTAAAGAGCGTGACTGACGAGGATAAGAAGCGGCGGGTTCAGATAGAGGCTGAGGCTGATGATTTTGCGCGGTGGCTTATTACTGTTTATGGGGGCGATGAGGCCTACTTCCCTCCAAAAAGGTCCTAA
- a CDS encoding uroporphyrinogen-III decarboxylase-like protein, translated as MEIMEAVTGEKFPDRASTVKFYYKAGYDYVPAWPRLDMVKGSLIDTRSEYPIKDWRSFESYSWPAITSIDYSEFETVIPILPDGMKIIGQIGGIFETAQKLVGYQQLCYLIFDDPILVEAIFDRLGALYEAMYKGMADIEQVGAVVISDDMGFNTQTLISPESLRRFVLPWHKRLAQIAHDAGKPCILHSCGNLAAIMDDIIENVGIDAKHSYQDTILPVTEAKRQYGNRIAILGGFDVDRLCRSNELEIRHYTRVLMNEMGNEGGYAFGSGNSIAHFVPPGNYLAMLDEAWRIR; from the coding sequence TTGGAAATCATGGAGGCAGTCACCGGGGAGAAATTCCCGGATCGCGCTTCGACGGTAAAGTTCTACTATAAGGCCGGTTATGACTATGTGCCAGCTTGGCCACGTTTGGATATGGTGAAAGGAAGTCTGATAGATACAAGGAGTGAGTATCCCATCAAGGATTGGCGGAGCTTCGAGAGTTACTCATGGCCTGCTATTACGTCCATAGACTATTCTGAGTTCGAAACGGTAATACCAATCCTCCCTGATGGCATGAAGATTATAGGGCAAATAGGAGGGATCTTTGAGACCGCTCAAAAATTGGTTGGCTATCAGCAGCTTTGCTATCTGATATTCGATGATCCGATACTTGTGGAGGCAATATTCGACCGCTTGGGGGCCCTCTATGAGGCTATGTATAAGGGCATGGCCGATATAGAGCAGGTGGGTGCTGTAGTCATAAGTGATGATATGGGCTTCAATACTCAAACCCTGATTAGTCCTGAAAGCCTGAGGAGATTCGTTCTTCCCTGGCACAAGCGGTTGGCACAGATTGCCCATGATGCAGGTAAGCCATGCATACTGCATTCTTGTGGGAATCTTGCCGCTATAATGGATGATATTATAGAAAATGTCGGCATAGATGCTAAACATTCCTACCAAGATACTATCTTACCTGTAACAGAGGCCAAGAGACAGTATGGCAATAGAATAGCTATCCTGGGGGGCTTTGATGTGGACAGGCTCTGTCGGAGCAACGAACTGGAGATAAGACATTATACACGCGTTCTAATGAATGAGATGGGGAATGAAGGGGGATATGCTTTCGGTTCGGGTAATAGCATTGCCCACTTTGTCCCGCCCGGGAACTATTTGGCCATGCTGGATGAAGCGTGGAGAATCCGTTAG
- a CDS encoding TIGR04076 family protein, giving the protein MGLKDLMVEVISVKGKCPVYSVGDRFILRDGYRIEASARKNICVHSLGSVMPWVVALSSGVRPHELGLAHPNASSGYVQCLDPSAPYTPGETVTFCIKEVGENG; this is encoded by the coding sequence ATGGGACTGAAGGACCTTATGGTCGAAGTGATATCAGTTAAGGGGAAATGCCCGGTCTATTCGGTTGGTGACAGGTTTATCCTTCGGGATGGATACAGGATAGAAGCCTCTGCGAGGAAGAATATATGCGTTCACTCCTTGGGCTCCGTTATGCCCTGGGTTGTGGCCCTCAGCAGTGGTGTAAGGCCGCATGAACTCGGGCTTGCCCATCCGAATGCCTCAAGCGGCTATGTGCAGTGTTTGGATCCAAGTGCCCCCTACACGCCTGGTGAGACAGTAACCTTCTGCATAAAGGAGGTAGGGGAAAATGGGTAA
- a CDS encoding ABC transporter substrate-binding protein, translating into MRRLNLVAVLLILLIFSSVALAYGAGSYNDAPMLKSLVQSGKLPPVAQRLPQEPLVVEPVEEIGEYGGTWHRVYLGPSDLMNFYTITYDPLFRRNRKDPSQIEPNVAKGWKFSNDGKTLIVELRKDMKWSDGKPFTADDILFWYEDIILNNDLTPSKPTWLMIDNALGKVKKIDNYTVSFSFAKPHALILDYLSMQTPFAPKHYLMQFHPKYTSKEKLDKMVKEAGFEDWYQLFTDKATRGTNPELPVINAWKVTVPPGRGTRMIVERNPYYWKVDPKGNQLPYIDRVVFDLVENTEVANMKAIAGEVDMQLRHMLIKNYPLFIQESKKAGYRVLRWKTGSTLGFMVNLNNKDLTMRKIVQDPRFRQALSLAINREEMNELLYMGLGEPRQASPFNGSPLYSEEWEKSYARYDPERANKLLDEMGLDKRGKDGFRLRPDGKTLTITLENPGYSDIVDECELVKNYWEKIGIKALVKTEERSLYTTRQQAGEQDISYWGIGVGLTNPLLTPDTWIPMSQSCAWAPLWGAWYAMKGKGGEEPPKEIKELTELYEKISVTIDKKERQTLIDKLVGFYVKNIPIIGAVGEWPVIGVVKDNFRNVPEVARWDTSILGSPGYTCPEQYFIKGAK; encoded by the coding sequence ATGAGACGTTTGAATCTGGTTGCGGTTCTGCTAATATTGCTAATTTTCTCCAGTGTCGCGTTGGCCTATGGAGCGGGAAGCTATAATGATGCACCGATGCTCAAAAGCCTGGTTCAATCTGGCAAGCTACCTCCTGTAGCGCAGAGATTGCCCCAGGAACCGCTGGTGGTCGAGCCAGTCGAAGAGATAGGCGAGTATGGAGGCACCTGGCACAGAGTCTACCTGGGGCCGTCAGATCTTATGAACTTCTACACCATTACCTACGATCCGCTCTTCAGACGAAACCGAAAGGATCCATCCCAGATCGAACCCAATGTAGCAAAGGGATGGAAATTCTCAAACGATGGTAAGACGCTGATCGTGGAACTCCGTAAGGATATGAAGTGGTCCGATGGGAAGCCCTTCACAGCTGATGATATCCTCTTCTGGTATGAGGACATAATCCTCAATAACGATCTTACTCCATCCAAGCCTACCTGGCTTATGATAGATAACGCTCTCGGGAAGGTTAAAAAAATCGACAATTATACCGTATCGTTCTCCTTCGCAAAACCCCATGCTCTTATCCTAGACTATCTGTCCATGCAAACCCCCTTCGCCCCAAAGCACTATCTGATGCAGTTTCACCCGAAGTACACATCCAAAGAAAAGCTTGACAAGATGGTAAAGGAAGCAGGTTTTGAGGATTGGTATCAGCTCTTCACCGATAAGGCAACCCGCGGGACTAATCCAGAGCTCCCTGTGATCAACGCCTGGAAAGTCACTGTACCCCCAGGCCGCGGCACGAGAATGATAGTAGAGCGTAACCCCTACTATTGGAAGGTAGATCCTAAGGGCAACCAACTGCCATATATCGACCGTGTTGTATTCGACCTAGTTGAGAACACTGAGGTTGCCAATATGAAGGCCATAGCTGGGGAAGTTGATATGCAGCTGCGGCACATGCTTATCAAGAATTATCCCCTCTTTATACAGGAGAGCAAAAAGGCTGGCTACAGGGTGCTGAGATGGAAGACCGGGTCCACTCTTGGATTTATGGTAAATCTCAACAATAAGGACCTTACAATGAGGAAGATCGTCCAAGATCCGCGGTTCAGACAGGCTCTGTCCCTGGCAATAAACAGGGAGGAGATGAATGAACTTCTCTATATGGGCTTAGGTGAACCGCGGCAGGCATCCCCGTTTAATGGTAGCCCCCTCTACTCCGAAGAGTGGGAGAAGAGCTATGCCAGGTATGACCCCGAGCGGGCCAACAAACTTCTGGATGAGATGGGGCTTGACAAAAGAGGGAAAGATGGATTCAGGCTGCGTCCTGACGGCAAGACATTGACGATCACCCTTGAGAACCCCGGGTATTCCGACATAGTGGATGAGTGCGAGCTTGTGAAGAACTACTGGGAGAAGATAGGCATAAAGGCCCTGGTAAAGACAGAGGAGAGGTCCCTTTACACCACTCGCCAGCAGGCCGGGGAACAAGATATAAGCTACTGGGGTATAGGAGTAGGACTCACAAACCCCTTGCTTACACCAGATACTTGGATCCCCATGAGCCAGTCCTGTGCCTGGGCTCCCCTGTGGGGGGCGTGGTATGCGATGAAAGGAAAGGGTGGAGAAGAGCCTCCCAAGGAGATAAAAGAACTCACGGAGCTATACGAAAAGATCAGCGTTACAATTGATAAGAAAGAAAGGCAGACCCTGATAGACAAGCTGGTAGGTTTCTACGTGAAGAACATTCCCATAATAGGCGCTGTCGGAGAGTGGCCAGTAATTGGCGTAGTTAAAGATAACTTCAGGAACGTCCCGGAAGTAGCAAGGTGGGATACATCCATACTGGGAAGCCCCGGCTATACGTGTCCCGAACAGTATTTCATAAAGGGCGCGAAATAG
- a CDS encoding MurR/RpiR family transcriptional regulator yields the protein MGQNTYIPDVSNAKSIIPFIKSAYSSLSPAEQKVASYVVDHLPEIIYQSITELADICEVGESTVIRFCRSIGFKGYHEFKLVASRDISSLGDAGPQGDITPEDSLLTMVQKTTRANMEVISQTAELLSIDELRKAVDAIVRARRVHFYGVGASGFTAEDAKYKFLRIGILCDAYNDSHLQAMAAATLEHGDVAVGFSQTGSTIDVIHSLEVAKKRGATIICITSAAKSPITRVSDIRLITATREAPLQSGNLKSKIAQLHVMDILFIGVMMANHERAVSTVKATAEAVSDKLY from the coding sequence ATGGGGCAGAATACCTACATACCAGATGTCTCTAATGCAAAGAGTATCATTCCCTTTATAAAGAGTGCATACTCTTCATTGTCGCCTGCCGAACAAAAGGTAGCTTCCTATGTGGTGGATCACCTGCCGGAGATTATCTACCAATCCATTACGGAACTCGCAGATATCTGCGAGGTAGGGGAGTCTACAGTTATCAGATTTTGTCGTTCCATCGGTTTTAAGGGGTATCACGAGTTCAAGCTCGTGGCATCCAGGGATATCTCTTCCCTGGGGGACGCTGGCCCCCAGGGCGATATTACCCCCGAGGATTCTCTTCTTACCATGGTCCAGAAAACCACTAGGGCTAATATGGAGGTTATCTCTCAAACAGCTGAACTCCTGAGCATTGATGAGCTTAGGAAAGCGGTTGACGCTATAGTCCGTGCTCGTAGGGTGCATTTCTACGGTGTAGGTGCTTCGGGTTTCACGGCAGAAGACGCCAAGTATAAATTTCTCCGAATTGGAATCTTATGCGATGCCTATAATGACTCCCACCTACAGGCCATGGCTGCTGCCACGCTTGAGCACGGAGATGTAGCAGTAGGGTTCTCTCAGACTGGTAGCACCATAGACGTCATACACTCCCTGGAAGTGGCAAAGAAGCGCGGAGCAACAATTATCTGTATCACTAGCGCTGCTAAGTCCCCCATAACCAGAGTGTCTGATATAAGACTGATCACTGCCACACGAGAAGCGCCACTCCAGAGCGGGAATCTCAAATCCAAAATTGCCCAGCTCCATGTTATGGACATCCTATTTATTGGGGTCATGATGGCAAATCATGAAAGGGCAGTCTCTACTGTGAAGGCAACAGCTGAAGCGGTATCTGATAAGCTCTACTAA
- a CDS encoding ISKra4 family transposase, producing the protein MMRKRENVIQEVAAVAERLLRKIAAQKRTVDLHDIEMTVREASSAIDRLLLKGAVDEVGTGYSGSKIRCECGGKLKFVGNRPFVVTTLSGEVRIERAYYHCDRCGASKVPIGEQLKLSGSHFSEGVINNLSYCCAELPFEPASELMGRLTGIYVSPKEAQILSESIGKETGEELDEQAEVAMKDGLDTDARPERLYMAIDGVMINEQDGWHEAKTAAIYDAKEQINADGSKEDVANEITYVARGGSPDELIGYISVEAQRRGVEYAKELIVLGDGAAWIWNMVRSYFPGAIQIIDWYHASEHVWRLGRVLWDGDEERCKCWVEEQLEVLKDVRVEDLITKLAGIVGLSDEAASERDKLMKYLQDNRDRMRYDEYRAKGYHIGSGVVESACKHVVQMRHKRSGMRWSASGAQEVLNLRVFLLNGRWDDFWRRRRQEGVSDSHMLAGSTKAA; encoded by the coding sequence ATGATGAGGAAACGTGAAAATGTCATCCAGGAAGTAGCTGCTGTAGCGGAGAGGCTATTACGTAAGATAGCGGCGCAGAAGCGCACGGTGGATCTGCATGACATAGAGATGACCGTGAGAGAAGCCAGTTCAGCGATTGACAGACTTTTGCTCAAGGGCGCAGTTGATGAAGTGGGCACCGGATATAGTGGGAGCAAGATTCGTTGCGAGTGCGGGGGTAAGCTCAAGTTTGTGGGCAATCGCCCTTTCGTAGTGACGACCCTAAGCGGGGAGGTGAGAATTGAGCGAGCGTATTATCACTGCGACCGTTGTGGGGCTTCGAAGGTGCCCATTGGTGAACAACTGAAGCTCTCGGGAAGTCATTTTAGCGAGGGAGTCATAAACAATCTCAGTTACTGCTGCGCAGAGCTGCCGTTTGAGCCGGCATCGGAGCTTATGGGCCGACTTACGGGGATATACGTATCCCCAAAGGAGGCACAAATTCTCTCAGAGAGCATCGGCAAGGAGACGGGCGAGGAGCTTGATGAGCAGGCGGAGGTTGCGATGAAGGATGGGCTTGATACGGATGCAAGGCCCGAAAGGCTCTATATGGCGATAGATGGTGTCATGATAAATGAGCAGGATGGTTGGCACGAAGCGAAAACGGCAGCGATTTATGATGCGAAAGAGCAAATTAATGCTGATGGCAGTAAGGAAGATGTTGCGAACGAGATAACTTACGTTGCCCGTGGGGGAAGCCCGGACGAACTCATAGGTTATATTTCGGTCGAGGCACAGAGACGTGGTGTGGAATATGCCAAAGAGCTGATAGTCCTTGGTGATGGAGCGGCATGGATTTGGAACATGGTTAGAAGCTACTTTCCGGGAGCGATCCAGATCATAGATTGGTATCACGCATCGGAGCATGTATGGAGATTAGGCCGGGTTCTCTGGGATGGGGATGAGGAACGGTGCAAGTGCTGGGTAGAAGAACAGCTTGAGGTTCTAAAGGACGTCAGGGTTGAGGATCTCATAACCAAACTCGCTGGCATAGTTGGTTTATCAGACGAAGCTGCGTCCGAGCGTGACAAGCTTATGAAGTATTTACAAGACAATCGAGACCGGATGAGATATGACGAATACCGGGCCAAGGGGTATCACATCGGTAGCGGCGTAGTGGAGAGTGCGTGCAAGCATGTTGTACAAATGAGGCACAAGAGGTCGGGGATGCGTTGGAGCGCTTCAGGGGCGCAGGAAGTGCTAAACCTCAGGGTTTTCCTCCTGAACGGCAGGTGGGATGACTTCTGGCGAAGAAGGAGGCAAGAAGGGGTTTCAGATAGCCATATGCTAGCAGGCTCTACAAAAGCAGCCTGA
- a CDS encoding helix-turn-helix transcriptional regulator, giving the protein MGITSRLPETGYQKAKGVIIIGSIEQVVRALQALGQDMRLKILKVLAADSHCVCELENIFGVSQPAISHHLGVLKDAGLVESMREGQWIFYKINRAGIENVLRLLSNFLLDSDMDQFPEIAEIMSRVEEIKKNPRAVCRRTSRG; this is encoded by the coding sequence ATGGGGATTACTTCCCGGCTCCCGGAGACGGGGTATCAGAAAGCTAAAGGGGTGATAATCATAGGATCTATTGAACAAGTCGTTCGAGCCTTGCAAGCTCTGGGGCAAGATATGAGGCTTAAGATCCTCAAAGTATTGGCAGCCGATAGTCACTGCGTATGTGAGCTTGAGAACATCTTTGGGGTCAGCCAGCCTGCCATATCTCACCACCTTGGCGTTCTTAAAGATGCTGGCCTCGTGGAAAGTATGCGGGAAGGCCAGTGGATATTCTACAAGATAAACAGGGCGGGCATTGAGAACGTCCTGCGCCTGCTGAGCAACTTCCTCCTGGACTCGGATATGGACCAATTTCCGGAAATAGCCGAGATAATGAGCAGGGTTGAAGAAATCAAAAAAAATCCCCGTGCTGTATGCAGACGGACTTCAAGGGGTTGA
- the arsC gene encoding arsenate reductase (thioredoxin), whose amino-acid sequence MKRKIMFLCTGNSCRSQMAEGFARALFGDSWEVYSAGIEPAGVNPRAIEVMREVGIDISMQTSDPIESRLLREMDLVVTLCGDAEERCPVTPPSVSRIHWPLPDPARAKGSEEEIMAEFRKVRDDIKRRVEDLLRGLP is encoded by the coding sequence ATGAAGAGGAAGATCATGTTTCTATGTACTGGTAATTCCTGTAGAAGCCAGATGGCTGAGGGGTTTGCCAGGGCACTGTTCGGGGATAGTTGGGAGGTTTATAGCGCAGGGATCGAGCCTGCCGGCGTCAACCCCAGGGCTATTGAGGTTATGCGCGAGGTAGGGATTGACATCTCGATGCAGACCTCGGACCCCATCGAATCCAGGCTTCTTAGGGAGATGGACCTGGTGGTGACCCTCTGCGGCGATGCTGAAGAGAGGTGTCCAGTAACACCACCATCTGTAAGTCGCATTCACTGGCCGCTGCCAGACCCGGCCAGAGCAAAGGGTTCAGAAGAGGAAATCATGGCTGAGTTTCGCAAGGTGAGGGACGACATAAAAAGGCGAGTTGAGGACCTTCTTAGAGGACTCCCATAA
- a CDS encoding serpin family protein — MKRRSLILGGTLLLVCALAAVFSGLGIRVSAIDKADIDSIVVGNNTFAIDLYKQLAKNEGNLFFSPYSISSALAMTYAGARGETAEQMADVLHLDLAPERLHPAFSDLTEMFNAPGKSYCLSVANALWGQIGYEFRQEFLDITNKYHGAGFKEVDYTDDENREQTRRSINKWVESKTNDKIKDLIKPGDLTRLTRLVLTNAIYFKGQWERPFEPEATRLMPFHIAPEETVDVPTMHKAAEFNYAENNRIQLLEMPYTDGDLSMVILLPKPEYELAKLEGILDPENMRSWLSQLSRREVEVFLPRFKLEERFILNETLQDLGMIDAFDENTADFSGMTTSRQGIFISKVIHQSFVEVNEEGTEAAAATAVAVGTKSIMLDKPPVFRADRPFIFMIRDLRSGTILFMGRLADPRSKESPGIPLRSCPLDGARMARVRNPATNGMPR, encoded by the coding sequence ATGAAAAGGCGATCCTTGATTTTGGGAGGTACCCTGCTGCTAGTGTGCGCCCTAGCCGCGGTATTTTCTGGTCTTGGCATCAGAGTGTCCGCCATAGATAAGGCAGATATCGATTCTATCGTTGTTGGAAATAATACCTTCGCCATCGATCTCTATAAGCAACTGGCAAAGAACGAGGGCAACCTCTTCTTCTCACCATATAGCATTTCATCCGCACTGGCTATGACATATGCGGGCGCGCGTGGGGAAACCGCTGAGCAGATGGCTGATGTACTGCATTTAGATCTGGCTCCGGAGAGACTCCATCCCGCTTTTTCGGATCTTACGGAAATGTTCAATGCTCCTGGAAAAAGTTATTGCCTTTCTGTAGCCAATGCGCTATGGGGGCAGATTGGCTACGAGTTTCGCCAAGAGTTCCTAGATATAACTAACAAATACCATGGGGCAGGCTTCAAGGAGGTTGACTACACGGATGACGAAAACCGCGAGCAAACCAGGCGGTCGATCAATAAGTGGGTGGAATCAAAGACCAATGACAAAATAAAGGATTTGATCAAACCTGGTGATCTCACCAGACTTACGCGACTTGTTCTGACCAATGCGATTTATTTCAAAGGGCAATGGGAACGACCATTCGAGCCCGAGGCCACTAGGCTTATGCCGTTCCATATCGCGCCAGAAGAGACAGTAGACGTCCCCACGATGCACAAGGCCGCGGAATTCAACTATGCGGAAAACAACCGGATTCAGCTCCTGGAGATGCCGTACACGGACGGAGATCTGTCAATGGTCATCTTACTTCCGAAACCTGAATATGAACTGGCAAAGCTTGAGGGCATACTGGATCCTGAGAACATGCGATCTTGGCTTTCCCAACTCTCGAGGAGAGAAGTTGAGGTCTTCCTGCCGAGGTTCAAGCTGGAGGAGAGGTTCATATTGAACGAAACACTGCAAGACCTGGGGATGATAGATGCGTTCGATGAGAATACAGCTGATTTCTCCGGCATGACCACATCTCGCCAAGGTATATTCATAAGCAAGGTAATCCATCAATCATTTGTCGAAGTCAATGAGGAAGGCACCGAAGCAGCTGCCGCCACAGCTGTTGCAGTGGGAACCAAATCGATCATGCTGGATAAACCGCCTGTTTTCCGCGCGGACCGACCATTCATTTTCATGATTCGCGATCTCCGTTCAGGGACCATCTTGTTCATGGGGAGGCTGGCTGATCCACGTTCAAAAGAGTCTCCAGGAATACCTCTCCGTTCCTGCCCCTTGGACGGCGCAAGGATGGCTCGAGTGAGGAATCCGGCAACAAACGGGATGCCAAGGTGA
- a CDS encoding ABC transporter ATP-binding protein, translating to MSSSISDNPVEATGRNWRSLLRFLPYLAPHTGRLAAALLFMMASSAGSIIMPYLSRIAIDMHIARGDLVGLWKLGLLALAILALMNLFIALRVRFMAKVGQDTIFRVRQDLFEHLQRIPVSYFDGIPVGKVVTRLTSDVDALSDLVSSAIVGMVMDTLTLAGYLALMIWLDWRLTVITVFTLIPVIFAMTFLSSKIDKAEDNVREQASVVNATSQEGISGMKVIQAFRAQKRFGDKFAKANDGLLQAGIRATSIFAFFWPIVDFAWITSTALTIWFGGRWVLQGTTTAGTLVAFLGYQGTCFGPLRGLSQAYRIIQRAMAGAVRIERILDTKPERPQGDPIPVPSKVSGNLEFDHVWFAYDNDPNTDAPDWVLEDINFNVKPGQTVALVGHTGSGKTSIINLVLRFYAPQKGRILLDGADISQMELGAYRKLIGLVLQDPFLFSGTIRQNLAFGNPEATEDMMWNALSAVGLEELFREKESGLDMVLTERGANLSSGQRQLLSFARALIADTRILILDEATAHVDTMTERKVQAAVAALMRGRTSIVIAHRLSTILNADQILVIDSGRIIERGTHSELLKAKGAYHRLYRAQLDMAR from the coding sequence GTGTCAAGCAGTATATCAGACAACCCAGTAGAAGCTACAGGAAGGAACTGGAGAAGTCTTCTGAGATTTCTGCCATACTTAGCGCCTCACACCGGTAGACTGGCCGCAGCGTTGCTGTTCATGATGGCAAGCTCAGCTGGTTCTATAATCATGCCCTACCTGAGTCGGATTGCCATAGATATGCATATAGCCAGAGGAGATCTCGTAGGACTCTGGAAACTGGGGCTATTGGCCCTTGCGATCCTTGCCTTGATGAACCTATTTATAGCCCTGAGGGTAAGATTCATGGCCAAGGTGGGTCAGGATACCATTTTTCGTGTGCGTCAAGACCTTTTTGAACACCTGCAGAGAATACCGGTATCATACTTTGACGGCATCCCAGTGGGCAAGGTTGTGACTAGGCTCACCAGTGACGTGGACGCATTATCTGATCTCGTAAGTAGCGCGATTGTAGGCATGGTGATGGATACATTGACCCTAGCAGGCTATCTGGCCCTCATGATCTGGCTTGACTGGAGGCTTACAGTTATCACAGTGTTTACGCTGATTCCTGTTATCTTTGCCATGACTTTTTTGAGCAGCAAGATAGATAAGGCTGAAGACAATGTACGCGAACAGGCCTCAGTGGTAAACGCTACATCCCAAGAGGGAATTTCCGGCATGAAAGTCATTCAGGCCTTCAGAGCGCAGAAACGGTTTGGAGATAAATTCGCAAAGGCAAATGACGGCCTGCTTCAAGCCGGAATCCGCGCGACCTCCATATTCGCTTTCTTCTGGCCCATAGTTGACTTCGCGTGGATAACCAGCACAGCGCTCACCATTTGGTTCGGAGGGCGGTGGGTTCTCCAGGGAACCACGACTGCCGGCACATTGGTGGCATTTCTAGGTTATCAAGGGACCTGCTTCGGTCCACTCCGGGGGCTCTCTCAAGCATACAGGATAATTCAGAGGGCCATGGCGGGAGCCGTGCGGATAGAAAGAATCCTGGACACGAAGCCAGAGCGTCCCCAAGGTGATCCCATCCCGGTGCCATCGAAGGTTTCCGGGAATTTGGAATTCGACCATGTATGGTTCGCCTATGATAATGATCCAAACACAGATGCTCCTGACTGGGTGCTTGAAGATATAAACTTCAATGTAAAGCCCGGGCAGACCGTGGCATTGGTCGGACATACAGGCTCCGGCAAGACATCCATTATCAACCTTGTATTGAGGTTCTACGCGCCGCAGAAAGGAAGGATACTCCTGGATGGGGCAGATATTTCTCAAATGGAGCTAGGTGCTTACCGAAAACTCATAGGACTAGTTCTCCAGGACCCATTCCTCTTCTCGGGAACCATAAGGCAAAATCTAGCCTTCGGCAATCCCGAGGCGACAGAGGATATGATGTGGAATGCGTTATCTGCAGTGGGATTAGAGGAGTTATTTAGGGAAAAGGAGTCCGGCCTGGATATGGTTCTAACTGAAAGGGGTGCAAATCTCTCTTCCGGCCAAAGGCAACTCCTATCCTTCGCTCGAGCGCTCATCGCAGACACTCGTATCCTTATACTTGACGAGGCCACGGCCCATGTTGATACAATGACGGAAAGGAAGGTCCAGGCAGCCGTGGCGGCACTCATGCGCGGGCGAACGTCCATTGTGATTGCGCATCGTCTTTCTACGATACTCAATGCAGACCAAATACTTGTCATCGATTCAGGCAGAATCATCGAGCGCGGCACACATTCAGAGCTACTGAAGGCTAAGGGAGCCTATCATAGGCTGTATCGGGCGCAGCTCGATATGGCAAGGTGA